A genomic region of Colletotrichum destructivum chromosome 5, complete sequence contains the following coding sequences:
- a CDS encoding Putative oxidoreductase FAD/NAD(P)-binding, pyruvate-flavodoxin oxidoreductase, central, with protein MQPKQQEANGSAVPQKKVSSTLPFGQPVALSSISGPTYVTAQLLVQQVAFLLSDKIFSYSAPTFDLDVAAKAWSEAKEQNIHGETTDLVQLQTRTGAGALALGYIFSPDFDLAKRHLPQTLLAPTLSLKNLRGALDQLSLLYGVASPFVAHVAALDYDAANGLVSDYDTALRTAEELGLGLVASSSAYETQHMALFATLMAALMPTLHIYDGVRLARETSRVVDALSQSGIADLYNSITSESTGVSERAAISSKVADLLDVFNKHLDPTDDHESQHTALLATLMTALTPNLGVEDGVKLAKKTLKASDALNKKGVAETYKKISSEVQSLNKRLDDAGKVVELLKLFNNELGTAYNLFEYHGHDDAEAVLVVFGSAEAQLAKQVVSHLAADGVKVGAINVRVYRPFVEEAFLASIPESARSISVLGQVKDELSVNDASLQSALYTDVLTSVSFSGKWRQDPTVSDVKYSASEALTPQTLADIFGKLVNADAQAKPFPALVQAHQYTFWDADNSIAVDSPAVVSNLLSRESTSNVYVHESFDNLLQGGIVRTDIRSSKKAIEAPYAVEEADVVAVGEEKLLKDLDILKSVKAGGKLLLNLPGFKVEEVEKRLSPVVRKQILDKSVELYVLDATQSSITEKEAQAVKILLEFAFLQIARPDITAEEVAKVALPEGFALSLTETQEALGQSLRRIEPQAAWAELPEDVVVRPLPATIKPNSFVGFDKEEPEETSQLVDWQSAAKGLAFKEAYGTQSSLRPELPVKTHTITVKENRRLTPQTYDRNIFHIEFDLGDSGLTYNIGEALGIHAENDETEVQEFISWYGLDPEALVQVPAREDPTALETRTVYQSLKQNIDVLGKPPKRFYEALSEFASDEREKAVLASLGGAEGAADFKKRAEVDFVTYVDILQEFPSARPSFHDLVRIIAPLKRREYSIASAQAVTPNSVALMIVVVDWVDPRGRNRFGHATRYLSGLSVGATIVASVKPSVMKLPTSSKAPLIMAGLGTGLAPFRAFVQYRALQKARGEEIGSILLYLGSRHQREEYLYGEEWEAYVDAGVITHLGAAFSRDQPRKIYIQDRMRESMRDVVQSYIRDEGSFYLCGPTWPVPDVTDVLMEAINTEAKMSGRKVNARNEIEKLKEEGRYVLEVY; from the coding sequence ATGCAGCCCAAGCAACAGGAGGCCAACGGCTCTGCCGTTCCCCAGAAGAAGGTGTCTTCTACCCTTCCCTTCGGTCAACCCGTGgccctctcctccatctccggCCCTACCTACGTGACGGCTCAGCTGCTCGTCCAGCAGGTTGCCTTCCTGCTGTCCGACAAGATCTTCTCTTACTCAGCTCCCaccttcgacctcgacgttgCCGCAAAGGCCTGgtccgaggccaaggagcagAACATTCACGGCGAGACCACCGACCTTGTCCAGCTGCAGACTAGGactggcgccggcgccctcgccctggGTTACATCTTCAGCCCCGACTTCGACCTAGCCAAGAGGCATCTGCCCCAGACTCTGCTCGCTCCCACCCTGAGCTTGAAGAACCTTCGCGGCGCCTTGGACCAGCTGAGCCTGCTGTACGGAGTTGCCTCCCCCTTCGTTGCtcacgtcgccgccctcgactACGACGCCGCCAATGGTCTGGTTTCCGACTACGATACGGCTCTGCGGACCGCTGAGGAGCTAGGTCTCGGTCTTGTTGCCAGCTCCAGCGCCTACGAGACGCAGCACATGGCCCTGTTCGCGACCCTCATGGCCGCCCTGATGCCTACCCTTCACATCTACGACGGTGTCAGGCTCGCCCGCGAGACCTCCcgtgtcgtcgacgccctcagCCAAAgcggcatcgccgacctGTACAACAGCATCACCTCCGAGTCCACCGGCGTCAGCGAGAGAGCTGCCATCTCCTCCAAGGTTGCCGACCTCCTGGATGTCTTTAACAAGCACCTCGACCCCACCGATGACCACGAGAGCCAGCACACGGCTCTCCTGGCCACTCTGATGACTGCCCTCACCCCGAACTTGggtgtcgaggacggcgtgaagctggccaagaagacCCTGAAGGCTTCCGACGCCCTGAACAAGAAGGGCGTTGCCGAGACTTACAAGAAGATTTCTAGCGAGGTCCAGTCCCTGAACAAGAgactcgacgatgccggcaaGGTCGTTGAGCTGCTCAAGCTCTTCAACAACGAGCTCGGTACCGCCTACAACCTGTTCGAGTACCATGGacatgacgatgccgaggccgtcctcgtcgtctttggcagcgccgaggcccagcttGCCAAGCAGGTCGTCAGCCATTTGGCTGCCGATGGCGTCAAAGTCGGCGCTATCAACGTCCGCGTCTACCGCCccttcgtcgaggaggcaTTCCTCGCCAGCATTCCCGAGTCCGCCAGGTCCATCTCCGTCCTGGGCCAGGTCAAGGACGAGCTCTCCGTCAATGACGCCTCTCTGCAGTCCGCTCTCTACACCGACGTTCTGACTTCCGTCTCTTTCTCCGGAAAGTGGCGCCAGGACCCCACGGTCTCGGACGTCAAGTACTCCGCCTCGGAGGCCCTCACACCTCAGACCCTTGCCGACATCTTTGGCAAGCTTGTCAACGCCGATGCCCAGGCTAAGCCCTTCCCGGCGCTGGTCCAGGCCCATCAGTACACTTTCTGGGACGCCGACAACTCCATTGCTGTCGACTCGCCTGCCGTTGTCAGCAACTTGCTCTCTCGCGAGTCTACCAGCAACGTTTACGTCCACGAGTCTTTCGACAACCTGCTCCAGGGCGGCATCGTCCGCACCGACATTCGCAGCTCCAAaaaggccatcgaggccccctacgccgtcgaggaggctgacgtcgtcgccgttggcgaggagaagctcctcAAGGACCTCGACATTCTCAAGAGCGTCAAGGCTGGTGGCAAGCTGCTCCTGAACCTTCCTGGCTTCAAGGTGGAGGAAGTCGAGAAGCGCCTCTCTCCCGTCGTGCGCAAGCAGATCCTCGACAAGTCTGTTGAGCTCTACGTCCTGGACGCCACCCAGTCCTCCATCACTGAGAAGGAGGCCCAGGCCGTTAAGATTCTGCTAGAGTTTGCCTTTCTTCAGATTGCCCGCCCAGACATCactgccgaggaggtcgccaaGGTCGCCCTCCCCGAGGGTTTTGCCTTGTCCCTCACTGAGACCCAAGAGGCTCTCGGCCAGTCCCTGCGCAGGATCGAGCCCCAGGCCGCCTGGGCTGAGCTCCCCGAGGACGTCGTTgtccgccccctccccgcgACCATCAAGCCCAACAGCttcgtcggcttcgacaaGGAGGAGCCCGAGGAGACGTCTCAGCTCGTCGACTGGCAGtccgccgccaagggcctCGCCTTCAAGGAGGCCTATGGCACGCAGTCTTCGCTCCGCCCGGAGCTGCCTGTCAAGACGCACACTATCACCGTCAAGGAGAACCGTCGCCTCACGCCGCAGACGTACGACCGCAACATCTTCCACATCGAgttcgacctcggcgactCGGGCCTCACTTACAACATTggcgaggccctcggcatccatGCCGAGAACGACGAGACCGAGGTCCAAGAATTCATCTCCTGGTACGGCCTCGACCCGGAGGCCCTCGTCCAGGTCCCCGCCCGTGAAGATCCGACCGCCCTGGAGACTCGCACCGTCTACCAGTCCCTCAAGCAGAACATCGACGTGCTCGGCAAGCCGCCTAAGCGCTTCTACGAGGCGCTGTCCGAATTCGCCTCGGACGAGCGCGAGAAGGCCGTCCTGGCcagtctcggcggcgccgagggcgccgccgacttcaagaagcgcgccgaggtcgacttCGTCACCTACGTCGACATTCTGCAGGAGTTCCCCTCGGCCCGCCCGTCGTTCCACGACCTGGTCCGGATCATCGCCCCGCTCAAGCGCCGCGAGTACTCCATTGCATCCGCCCAGGCCGTGACCCCCAACTCCGTCGCCCTTATGATCGTTGTAGTCGACTGGGTTGATCCACGCGGCCGCAACCGTTTCGGCCACGCCACGCGCTACCTCTCGGGCCTGTCCGTCGGCGCGACCATCGTCGCCTCCGTCAAGCCCTCCGTCATGAAGCTCCCGACGTCCTCCAAGGCGCCCCTCATCatggccggcctcggcactGGCTTGGCGCCCTTCCGCGCCTTCGTTCAGTACCGCGCCCTGCAGAAGGCCCGCGGCGAGGAGATCGGCTCCATTCTGCTGTACCTCGGCTCCCGCCACCAGCGCGAGGAGTACCTTTACGGCGAGGAGTGGGAGGCctacgtcgacgccggcgtcatcaCCCACCTtggcgccgccttctcccGCGACCAGCCCCGCAAGATCTACATCCAGGATCGCATGCGCGAGTCCATGCGCGATGTCGTCCAGTCGTACATTCGCGACGAGGGCAGCTTCTACCTGTGCGGTCCCACGTGGCCCGTTCCCGACGTCACCGACGTGCTGATGGAGGCCATCAAcaccgaggccaagatgAGCGGCAGGAAGGTCAATGCCCGCAACGAGAttgagaagctcaaggaggagggccgtTACGTCCTCGAGGTGTACTAG
- a CDS encoding Putative P-type ATPase, heavy metal-associated domain, HMA, P-type ATPase, A domain superfamily: MDDGRNSRITTSFLLANLHCPSCVSSIQQALQESSSHDVIWVSPNVVTSVVTIEHRDTPTPDITIRCMAKSLQDAGFEICGVTTTAATDTDLDTITQSQPQAAAYDIPHNSALDGLLSFAPRWSSESPEAQREAHLLNCKQCRESEDSSHSEGQAVPSNSNGRQSRLQNLTGKSSGRERVKEMAPDGSQWRATLSVGGMTCASCVNAIREELNKRDWIKNATVNLVTNSATVDFTDKSNAPKIAEAIEDMGYDASLDSLAENDNNGDEDSGDDTERKKWRMTVAIGGMTCASCANTITEQLNKKDWISNVAVNLVANSATIDYTVEGKQDDIVQAIDDMGYDATLDTVTRVKSEEKGAQQRTVQISIKGLYCQHCPSRVTHSLTSFTHRLKVISQPTHEKPLVTVKYTPSAPLFTIRQILSAIDAADPSFKASIYHPPSLEERSKIITQKHQQQLLRRVYLTFVVTIPTFIIGIVYMSLVPDTDHGKHYLMEPWTSGLNRAQIALFILSTPVYFFGADVFHVRAVKEIRNLWRPGSRTPILRRFYKFGSMNMLMSLGTTIAYVSSISQMISAAISKPAEVDDTHFYFDSVVFLTLFLLLGRLIESYSKSKTGDAVEMLGKLRPTTAILVTKDSTGKTTDSVVGVDMLEYGDIVRVPHGASPAADGIVVQGESSFDESSLTGESRLIKKMPGDEVHAGTVNKNSAIQVRITGAAGASMLDRIVSIVREGQTKRAPMERVADVLTAYFVPIITLIAVVTWLTWMILGYTGAIPGRYLDSESGWMAFALQFAIAVFVVACPCGLALAAPTAIFVGGGLAAKHGILAKGGGEAFEKASNVDVVVFDKTGTLTVGGEPKVTDSKLFLNKEDAVSLEPSMVLATLRAIEENSSHPVAKAIVSYCTTQTETWADVDGLQELPGKGMKATNRGEKPDESFDMIVGNESLMRDHAVSFAEEVSFQLQKWKSEAKSVALVAVRPTTAKPDVAWTLVAVLSISDPIRPEAIRIIKALHDQGTRVWMLSGDNVVTAKAVAKLVGIDPENVLAEVLPWEKADKITYLQTVLKARVGRSHEHAKKRAMVAMVGDGINDSPALTKADVGIAIGSGSDVAISSADFVLVTSDLRAVVTLLALSRTVFRRIKVNFGWAVIYNILAIPIAAGCLYPITTNGGQHVRLDPVWASLAMALSSISVVLSSLALRSKIPWLGFRASKIE; encoded by the coding sequence ATGGATGACGGAAGGAACTCCCGCATCACTACCTCGTTTCTGCTGGCAAACCTGCACTGTCCGTCATGTGTCTCATCAATTCAGCAGGCCCTTCAGGAATCATCCAGCCACGATGTCATTTGGGTTTCACCAAACGTTGTCACGTCCGTCGTCACCATTGAACACAGAGACACGCCAACCCCGGACATCACCATACGATGCATGGCCAAGTCACTTCAAGATGCTGGTTTCGAAATTTGTGGTGTCACTACCACGGCTGCTACCGATACCGACCTGGACACCATCACCCAGAGCCAACCGCAAGCTGCAGCATATGACATCCCTCACAACAGCGCCCTCGACGGGCTGCTTTCATTCGCCCCTAGATGGTCCAGTGAATCACCCGAGGCGCAGCGGGAAGCCCACCTTCTCAACTGCAAGCAGTGCCGCGAATCAGAGGATTCCTCTCATAGCGAAGGCCAAGCCGTGCCGTCCAACTCAAACGGACGCCAGAGCCGTCTGCAAAACTTAACGGGCAAAAGCAGTGGCCGCGAGCGTGTGAAAGAAATGGCACCAGACGGCTCCCAATGGCGGGCAACACTCTCTGTTGGCGGCATGACTTGCGCGTCTTGCGTGAATGCCATCAGAGAGGAGTTGAACAAGAGGGATTGGATCAAAAACGCCACCGTCAACTTGGTCACCAACAGCGCCACAGTCGACTTCACCGACAAGTCCAACGCGCCAAAGATCGCAGAGGCCATTGAAGACATGGGCTACGATGCCAGTCTTGACAGTCTTGCTGaaaacgacaacaacggcgaTGAAGACAGCGGAGATGACACCGAGAGAAAAAAGTGGAGGATGaccgtcgccatcggcggcatgACTTGTGCCTCATGTGCCAACACTATCACAGAACAGCTAAACAAGAAGGATTGGATCTccaacgtcgccgtcaacCTGGTTGCGAACAGCGCCACGATCGACTACACAGTAGAAGGCAAGCAGGACGACATCGTCCAGGCTATCGACGACATGGGCTACGACGCCACCCTGGACACCGTAACGAGAGTCAAGTCTGAAGAGAAGGGCGCACAGCAGCGAACCGTCCAGATCTCCATTAAGGGTTTATACTGTCAACACTGTCCCAGCCGGGTGACGCACTCTCTCACGTCCTTCACGCATCGGCTCAAGGTCATTTCCCAGCCTACTCATGAGAAACCTCTAGTGACCGTCAAGTACACGCCCAGCGCGCCGCTTTTCACCATTCGGCAGATTCTGTCTGCCATCGATGCTGCCGACCCTTCCTTCAAGGCATCCATCTACCACCCTCCCAGTCTCGAGGAGCGATCCAAGATCATCACCCAAAAGCACCAACAGCAACTTCTCCGACGAGTCTACCTGACCTTTGTTGTGACCATTCCCACtttcatcatcggcatcgtctACATGAGTCTGGTCCCCGACACGGACCATGGCAAGCATTATCTCATGGAGCCCTGGACTTCAGGCCTCAACCGGGCGCAGATTGCTCTATTCATTCTCTCCACCCCCGTCTACTTCTTTGGGGCCGACGTCTTCCATGTCCGAGCGGTCAAGGAGATCCGAAATCTGTGGCGCCCGGGAAGTAGGACGCCCATTCTTCGACGATTTTACAAGTTTGGAAGCATGAACATGCTCATGTCTCTTGGCACGACCATTGCCTACGTGTCCTCGATAAGCCAGATGATTTCTGCTGCTATCAGCAAGCCAGCAGAGGTTGACGACACTCATTTCTACTTCGACTCGGTCGTCTTCTTGACGCTGTTCCTCCTTCTGGGTCGTTTGATCGAGTCGTACAGCAAGTCCAAGACGGGTGACGCGGTCGAGATGCTGGGAAAGCTGCGTCCCACCACCGCTATTCTCGTCACCAAGGACTCCACCGGCAAAACTACTGATTcagtcgtcggcgtcgacatgCTCGAGTACGGAGACATTGTCCGCGTGCCCCATGGCGCATCGCCCGCAGCGGACGGCATTGTGGTGCAGGGCGAGAGCAGCTTTGACGAGTCCAGCCTGACGGGCGAGTCTCGGCTGATCAAAAAGATGCCCGGCGATGAGGTCCACGCCGGCACGGTAAACAAGAACTCGGCCATCCAAGTCCGCATCACGGGTGCTGCCGGGGCGTCCATGCTGGACCGGATCGTCTCCATTGTTCGCGAAGGtcagacgaagagggcgccTATGGAGCGCGTCGCCGATGTTTTGACGGCCTACTTCGTCCCCATCATCACCTtgatcgccgtcgtcactTGGCTGACGTGGATGATTCTTGGCTACACTGGCGCCATTCCAGGACGATACCTTGATTCGGAGAGCGGATGGATGGCCTTTGCCCTGCAATTCGCCATTGCCGTCTTCGTTGTTGCTTGTCCTTGTGGTCTTGCTCTGGCGGCCCCGACGGCCATCTTTGTCGGTGGCGGTCTGGCTGCCAAGCATGGTATTCTCGccaagggaggaggggaggcgTTCGAAAAGGCCAGCAATGTTGACGTCGTCGTGTTCGACAAGACTGGCACACTGACTGTGGGCGGCGAACCCAAGGTCACCGACTCCAAGTTGTTTCTTAACAAGGAGGATGCTGTCAGCCTGGAGCCCAGCATGGTTTTGGCCACACTGCGAGCAATCGAGGAGAACAGCAGTCATCCGGTGGCAAAGGCCATTGTTTCCTACTGCACCACGCAGACCGAAACTTGGGCCGATGTTGACGGCCTCCAGGAGCTCCCGGGCAAGGGCATGAAGGCAACCAATCGCGGAGAGAAGCCAGACGAGTCGTTTGACATGATTGTTGGCAACGAGTCTCTAATGCGCGATCACGCCGTTAGCTTTGCCGAAGAGGTTTCTTTCCAGCTTCAAAAGTGGAAGAGTGAGGCTAAATCGGTCGCTTTGGTGGCTGTCAGACCTACCACGGCTAAGCCCGACGTCGCCTGGACCCTCGTCGCAGTGCTCTCAATCTCGGATCCGATACGCCCGGAGGCAATCCGCATCATTAAGGCACTTCACGACCAGGGAACCCGCGTCTGGATGCTTTCCGGCGACAACGTCGTCACGGCCAAGGCCGTGGCCAAACTCGTGGGCATCGACCCGGAGAACGTTCTGGCCGAGGTCCTTCCCTGGGAGAAGGCGGACAAGATCACATATCTGCAGACGGTGCTCAAGGCGCGCGTAGGGCGGTCCCACGAGCACGCCAAGAAACGAGCGATGGTGGCCATGGTAGGCGACGGCATCAACGACTCCCCCGCGCTGACCAAGGCCGACGTCGGGATTGCCATCGGAAGCGGCAGTGACGTGGCCATCTCGAGTGCGGATTTCGTTCTCGTCACCAGCGACCTCCGCGCAGTCGTGACGCTGCTCGCGCTCAGCCGGACAGTCTTCAGGCGTATCAAAGTCAATTTCGGGTGGGCCGTCATCTACAACATCCTCGCCATTCCCATTGCCGCGGGATGTCTCTACCCGATTACGACGAACGGGGGGCAACACGTGCGGCTGGACCCCGTCTGGGCTAGTCTGGCAATGGCATTGAGCAGCATCAGTGTGGTCTTGAGCTCGTTGGCCCTGAGAAGCAAGATCCCATGGTTGGGATTCCGAGCTAGCAAGATTGAGTAG